In the Candidatus Auribacterota bacterium genome, one interval contains:
- a CDS encoding 2-oxo acid dehydrogenase subunit E2 has product MTLFSRPDGTLLTTESPVRVIMPYLMRGRNESIVFAETLFDVTRTLPWLKCWNEGSPEEECATMFRLFLWACGKTLHEREGINRFISGGRIYQRNEVSISFPARRGMRNGSPFFILKVAFPKGELFADCVKRLRGVITEGRCGKERLLDKEVNIVTRLPGFLIRAGVALFMWLDRHNLMPDSMIKNDPMYASLFATNIGSMGHDAVFHHLYEYGNTSIFASIGKIDKAVFIGADGRPEVRDGLKVRWSFDERINDGFNFAKAVKLVQEIVEDPGRSVS; this is encoded by the coding sequence ATGACGCTGTTCTCGAGACCCGACGGGACGCTTCTCACAACCGAGTCGCCTGTGCGCGTGATCATGCCGTACCTCATGCGCGGGCGGAACGAGAGCATCGTTTTCGCCGAGACGCTCTTCGACGTCACCAGGACACTCCCGTGGCTGAAATGCTGGAACGAGGGGAGTCCCGAGGAGGAGTGCGCGACGATGTTCCGCCTCTTCCTCTGGGCGTGCGGGAAAACCCTCCACGAGCGGGAAGGGATCAACCGCTTTATCTCGGGAGGGCGGATCTACCAGCGCAACGAGGTATCCATCTCGTTCCCCGCACGGCGCGGAATGCGCAACGGCTCTCCGTTTTTCATCCTGAAAGTCGCCTTTCCGAAAGGGGAGTTATTCGCTGACTGCGTAAAGCGCCTCCGCGGGGTCATCACCGAAGGGCGGTGCGGAAAGGAGCGCCTGTTGGACAAGGAGGTCAATATAGTTACCAGGCTCCCGGGGTTCCTGATCCGAGCCGGCGTGGCGCTCTTCATGTGGCTCGACCGCCATAACCTCATGCCGGACTCGATGATCAAAAACGATCCGATGTACGCGTCGCTCTTCGCGACGAACATCGGCTCGATGGGGCACGACGCGGTCTTCCACCACCTCTACGAGTACGGGAACACCAGCATCTTCGCCAGTATAGGGAAAATAGATAAGGCGGTTTTCATCGGCGCGGACGGGAGGCCTGAGGTGCGCGACGGCCTGAAGGTCCGCTGGTCGTTCGACGAGCGGATCAACGACGGGTTCAATTTTGCGAAAGCGGTAAAGCTCGTGCAGGAGATTGTCGAGGACCCGGGTCGGTCCGTCTCCTGA